The region TAGTCGGTCTAGGCATCCCATAACGTGCACCGCCTGCGCGCGCGCTCTAGGATCTGCCGCCACCATATTGTGTCGTCCTGTCTTTGGGAGGAATCACTTCATAGATCTTGCCAGTCACATCTGTCATCGACATCACCAGGACGCCAGACAGCGCCACCGCCCTGCGCGTTTCTATCTAGACACATCTGTCGCCGAGGCTCTGTTGCACCATGCCATCGAGACCAGCCGTCGTCGATAAGGTAGATGCCACGCCACACCACCTACATGCCATCTCACGCCGACTCTGCACTACCAACAACTCTACCACCATGACATTCCCTGTTCGACACCTTCAGGAAGGAACACGACACTTAGGTGCCGTCATCAGCCATAGCAGAGGAACATAGGCTTTCACCTGCGCTCACGAAGGAGGTCAGGAAGGTAATCGACACCGCAGGGCGTACACTTTGGTGAGGCCGCCGTTGGCCTGGAGTTTTCCCCGGATCCATGCCCACCCGCCAGATCCATCTAGCCACCACCGAGAAACTGCATTCACTAGGTATTGGAACTAGCACCAACCGGAGCAGATTGAGTCAGAGATGACACTTGCGGGATTCACAATAGGCCGCAACCTGCCAGATTCCCACCACTGTGCACGTCGACTGTCCAACAGAGCCGACACCGAACATTGCCTGCAGCACACAAACACCTCCGGCCGCCCCCAACCACGCCGGTGAAGGAGGGCAACCTAGGCGTgcgcccactgatacgtctccaacgtatctataatttttgattgttccttgctattatattatctgttttggatgtttaatggctttaataagctattttatattatttttgggactaacctattaaccgagggctcagtgccagtttctgtttttttgtctattttagagttttgcggaaaaggaataccaaacggagtccaaacagaatgaaaccttcgtgatgatctttcttggaccgaaagcaaaccagaagacttgaagaTGAAGTTGGAGAGGCAACAAGGCAGCCACGaggaaggagggcgcgcccccacccttgtgggcccctcatagctcccctgacctagtcccttcgcctatatatactcttatactctaaaaacatcagggagagccacgaaaccactttttccactaccgcaaccttttgtacccgtgagatcccattttggggccttttccggtgatctgccggagggtgattcgatcacggagggggattctagatcaacaccattacctctccgatgaagcgtgagtagtttaccatagaccttcgggtccatagttattagctagatggcttcttctctctctttgattctcaataccaagttctcctcgatgttcttagagatctattcgatgtaatactcttttgcggtgtgtttgccgagatccgatgaattgtggatttatgatcaagattatctatgaatattatttggttcttctttgaattcttatatgcatgatttgatatctttgcaagtctcttcgaattatcgatttagtttggcctactagattgatctttcttgcaatgggagaagtgcttagctttgggttcaatcttgcggtgtcctttcccagtgacagtaggggcagcaagacacgtatgtattgttgccatcaaggataacaagatggggttttcatcatatcgcttgagttaattcctctacatcatgtcatcttatttaatgcgttactccgttctttatgaacttaatactctagatgcatgctgaatagcggtcgatgtgtggagtaatagtagtagatgcaggcaggagtcggtctacttgacacgtacgtgatgcctatattcatgatcattgccttagatgtcatcataattatgcgcttttctatcaattcggcagtaatctgttcacccaccgtaatatatgctatctcgagagaagccactagtgaaacctatggcccccggtctctTTTCCATAATattaaatctcgtttacatcttgctagtttccgatctactattttgcaatctttactttccaatctatacacccaaaaataccaaaaatatttactttaccgtttatctatctctatcagatctcacttttgcgagtgaccgtgaagggattgacaacccctttatcgcgttggttgcaagttcttgattgtttgtgcagggtattaggtgacttgtgcgtcgtctactactggattgataccttggctctcaaaactaagggaaatacttacgctactttgctgcatcaccctttcctcttcaaggaaaaaccaatgcaagctcaagaggtagcacccaccaCTGCTCAGGGCCGCCGACCGGCGCCCGAACCCGCACCACCCGAAGAACCAATCTGGGGTGGGAAACCCCAGATCCGCCGTCGCCATGGCCGGCCCCACGCTGCCCCCACAGACATGGTGGCTCAACCACCACCGGAATCCCATCGGGCCACCACCTCATCGTGCCAACTCCGCCTCCACGCCTGGTGCCCAGGGCCGCCTTCGCGTCTCGACTAGAGACCCCCTCacgaagagagaggaggagagcccGCTGTCCGCCGGGCGCGCTCGCCGGCCTCCTCCGTCGGTGGCGGGGAAGCAGAGAGGGAGTGAGGGTCGGCGGCAGCGGCAGGGGCGGCTAGGGTTCACCCGAGCCACCCCGTGAAGGTGACGCAAGCGACCCGTAAACTGTCACGCTATTCGTCAACTGACAAATCTGGACAAGTCGCGCCCTACATTATCCTACGGGGAGCTCCGCTAGTGATCGGAGGCATGTGTACAGCTGCAGTTGCGCTAGGCTGACGAGCGGGCAACTATAAATGAACACAgaaaataataatgataataataataataataataataataataacaacaatAACGTAAAACATTGaccaagaaagaaaaaggaaaaatccgcTCAGATCGGACTGTTTATTGAGAAATAGCAACCCTGTTTTCTTCTAGATCAACAGGGTGGCCCCTCGCCGGCTCATTCTACTAGTGAAAACGAAACCATAATGTCTTCTCTACAGAAAAACAAATCTTGCCGGCAGTCTACCAGCTATGCAGGAAAGATAACGAATTGAGCATAAACAACATCCATATAAAGTCTCATATAACAATCTAGCCATAACCAAAAGCCCTATCTGAGGGAAACTAGTCAAACATGAGGTCAGGTCCCACATCAGGACAtcaaatatcatcatcttcatcaggggTGAGCTAGCGAGGAGATACTGCATCGTGCTTCTTTCACCATGCGATGATGTGCCTCTTTTTTGGCCTCCAGGATTATACAGAGTCAGCACTGTTGTATCTTCTCAACCTTGATCCAAAGCAAACGGCGCCCTGAATCTGTGGAGCATCAACCAAAGTACCCTTTTTAAAAGTTTGgacatttctcttttcttttaggcACCCACACAATAACACATGAAATATTTAGCTTTGTGTTTTGGAGTCACTAGTCGAGGAAGTTACTGTCAGTACCAATAAGCTAGTATGTTTAACTGTCTGTACTCTATAAGACTCTTTACATAATATTTAGAACAGGTTTCTAAAGCACCCACGTAACAGGTTGAAGGTTGATCAGAAATTTATTCTAACTTTTCTCAATAATCTGTGTTTTACAACTAAAATGTCTCTCGATTTTTCAGTTTTCCAACTGTCCAATACCTTCTGAGTTAGCAGACCTCCACAGCTTAGCATTGCCCCATAGATTAAAGTTACAATCCTATAAGACAAGCCAGATCATTAGATGTTATCAAGTAGATTAATTAGGTAAACAGCATGCCGGAAGCTAGAAGTTGTACCACATCATGAAATCCAACTCTGAGTGCAAATAAGGGCTTCAGCTGTTTGAGGACTGAGCTCTGTCTCGAATAGCCTTGCCCGCTCATCAGCAACATCAAATGCAGCTTCAGAGGGAACAGCGGATCCAGGTATGGCTAGAACATCACGTGCAATAGCAGCGAGAGTTGGATATGTTGACTCATTGTCTTTCCACCATTTCAGAATATCAAAATCATCATTTTGCCAATAAACTTGCTCTCCATGAAAAGCAGCGTCATTTGCAGAAGCAAATGTCTCTCCGAAGTACTCTCCATGATTTTGCAGATGAAGTTCACCTCCAAGATAATCGTTAAGTTCTTTAAATTTCCCTTGTTCACTCAGCTCATTGTAGCTCTGATTTGTGTCTCGTAATGAGTAGCTATCAGACACCTGCCGCGATAATTCATTGTTTGTGCGAGCTAAGATACTTTTCTGACGGGTGTGGCAAGAATAACTGGTGAAGAGTTCACATATCTTCCCACGAACTTCAGAGATGTACATTTTAGCACTGGTACCAAAAGCTTGTCGAAAGCGAAATTCTACAAACCTGGTCTTATGTCTTGGATCCAGGACCACAGCTACAGACAGCCATAGGTACCATTTGTCCCAATGCTTCTGAAAATTTCTGTTCATATTCTCAACATCAAGGACTCTTTTAATGTCAGGTTTGCTAGATGATTCTTGCAACACAATCCTCAAACGCCACAGTGGATCAAAGTACGTATTGGAAGCATTATGAGGGTTACAAATGACCCTCGTTGCATGGTAGATCGGTCTTCCAATCTTGCAAAAAGCTTCTGCTGCTTCTAGTTGCTCAGATGTTGGTTCTTTATAATACAATCGATCTGTTATATCAATATCGGGAAATGCCTTGCAGAACTTCAAAATGACCTCCAATAGGTAGAAAGTTGAGTACCATTGTTTAGATCCAAAGGATGGATGCTTTAGGTGCATACTTGAAATAATTTGGTTATACTTCTGCTTATGCACTGAAGAGCCAGTCATCTAGCAGAAGTAAGACCGACTTGTTTCCTGAATAATTTTCTTGGTTTCATACCCGAAAAGCCTATCCAATGCATCCACCAAACAAGGAACAGTTAATAGCTTAAATTTGGAAAGAAGATACTTGCTTCCTGAAAGACTTGCCTCTATGCCCGATATGAATTCATTATCCACCGGTACTTGTGATGTCAATCCTAAAAGGTTCTGCTGAATACCCCAATCTTTAACTACTTGCAGTTTCGTCTTATCCGAATCACCTAAATTGCAGAAGGACTGCCAATCAGGAAACATGCTGATATAGTAATGATCCTCATCATTTTCAGTTCCTGCACATCTATAACTTATTATTCTTCTAttcatcttccatttctcatcAATGAAATGCACAGTGAAGCACCGAAAGGTCGGTGAAAATACAAGGCCCCACATTCCAACAGATAAAAAAACTCCACCGGATGCATTTGTCACTTTCTCTTTTAGCTTCAACTTTTCCTTATGAAAAATAGCAATAAGCTTTTCTTCAATTGTAGCTTGCTAGCCACAAACTGGATAAAACTTGTACTTTTCACTATTGAGAAGGAGCATAGGTTGGAGATTATCAAGCTAGTAAGGTCTTCCGCTGATTTCTCCTGATCAAATTCCCAGTTCTGCAGGATTGATGGGTTAGTCTGTGAAGATGAATTCTTTTGCCCCTCCATACTTTTCCCAGGTCTCCCAGGACAAATCTTCAGATGCCGGCCCAAATGGCTTGTTCCTCCAGAACTTCTCCCACTAAGGCGCTTCCCACAATGTTTGCATATTGCACTCTGAATGTTTCCACCACTTGAAACAGGAATGAAATCCTCCCACACTTTGGACTTTGATTTCCTCTTTTTGCCAGTGCCACCATTATTGGCATCATCAATTGATAAAGTGTTAATCAGTATAACTGGATCAACTGCAGACTCATCCTGAATCTCGTTCATCATAGCTCTGAACGAaatacagggcaaggacttagtaatGGCGTATAATAGTAAAACACAAGGACCAGCCAGCTACTAATAGAAATGGAGAATTAATAACGAGTTAAAGTTCTTTGAAATTTGAGTTAATACGTGTCTGACTAATTTGAGACTCTTCTAGCATCTTAGAAGTTGAAAACCAAAGAGAGGGGAAAGAGCTAGGAAGAGACCCACTTTAATTCCCAAAAATGAAAAGAAAGGAAGagctagctagaaatgaccacATTAAACATAATGTGAAACAGAAATGAATGGCCTGGTCCCATGCACTCCTCCCAGCGCCGAGAATCTGAGGGGCTCTGGGCTTAGAAGAGAGAGACATATGCTTTGTACTGTTAGAAGCAAAAGTCCTCTTCCGCTACATGGTACCCTGCTCACCATGcggcaattactccctccgtccgggtttattagtcgtgTTTGTATTTTGGTCAAACCTTGACAATGAATTTAACTATTAAAATATAAAAATATATGCTGCAAAAATTATACCGTAGGAAGCctctttcaaatacaaatccaatagTATAACTTTTATAGCATATACATCAAATTTTGTTAATCATGTAGATGGTTAAAGTTTTACTCGAAATACAAGGGGGCCCAATAAACTTGGATAGAGAAAATGCATTCTAGCTTTTGGCTGAAACCCCAAATATGAAACAGCCAGCATGCTTCCTTCAATAAATACTCTTTATTATCAaagaaaaaagaatcaaaacaaccaCTAGGTACAGATCCTGAGCAAAGCCCGAACAAGAAAGATAGTTGATTACCTGTTCCCCCTGGAGTCCGGAGAGGACGCCAAGGCTCGCGAGAAATCCGAATTCAGATGCAATCCTAGGACAGATGCCCGCGTAGGCGTAGATGGCTGCCAATTTCTTGGATGATTTTAGTTGGACTATGGAGAAAACGCAGAAAAGGGGGCGGAACAGCGAGCAGGACCTCCAAGCTGCAGCGCTCTCCGGGTCAACCCTGAACCTCGATCGAGTGGACGAGTAGAGCATCTCGAGCAGTAACCGTAAGGCCGCGCTTGGACTGGTTGTAATTAAATACGGAGGTGGCGAATCAACCCGTGGTTGAGttagttaggtggacagtggtatcccaacccaccagggttcaaatcctggtgctcgcattattcctggatttatttcagaatttccggcgatgcgctttcagtgggaggagacgttcccgtcgatgacgaggcgcctacggtggcttcgtaaatctcaagatgatatgccggctcagtctctcggaggtgctcataggggtagagtgtgcgtgtgtgcgttcatagggatgagtgtatgcgcgtgcatatgagcgcttgtgtctgtactgatgctcacaaAATAAATTAAATACGAAGGTGTATATTTTACACCTGTATCTTACCGGCCGCTTAGCAAATCTCCAACTGAAATAAAACGATGAGTGAATCTTCCAGTTTTTTTAGATCGTTTTCCTCTATCcctggcggctggaaccctagccgctGCTAGGAGAGGTCAATCTTTCAGCGCCattctccggcggctcccctccgctgGCGACCTCGGTTGTTGGTGGTGAGGGAGGTCGTCGGATCCAGCGTGTAGATCGTTTTTACTCTCTCGTAGTCTAGATTTTTAGTTTGTTCATCGTCTTTGTTTTGGCGGCGACAATGAcggcgctgaataaagattcttcggatccttagctgacgaggccatcggtcctatggttggggatggatttggaaaccagtctgttcaagtaaAGATGGCGTGGTGGCGGCGGCATCTTCGTGATGGACATGTGTCCTTGGGCTCCACCGTTGCcacggcgtttgctccagcgtcggtgcggagcttgggaggtagtccaggagcggatgcagattgtggtctgcatcgacgacatcttgaAGACGGAACATGtgttgggttcgtggttcgtggatggcaggtatggtttccttctGCAGCGTCTTAGTCACGGTGGGGTGCTAAatttggagttcgatggcgtgtctggggtgttgccccgtctgattcgttcaacggtaagggcttcacttttggtgagccactttAAAGGTCCGAAAAGctacatatcagcgatggagctcgggtgaggaggtgatctgCCATTCTTTTCTTCGGTGTGGCTGCTGCCGTGGTGCCAGAGGCAGATGatggcgttggtgtcaagctcagagatgttctgctatcttttcagttttatcATGTTGGTCCTTACATGACTTGTACTTTAATATTTATGATATCAATAAGACATGTATTACCATGAAAAAAACGATGAGCTGAGACCTGTATTCTTTACAAGTGTATTTGAAAAGAACAACAGAGCCTAAGCAAGTGCATGTATAATTTTTTGGTGCCGGAGAAATAAAAAAGAGTGAAAccctatctttatctttacctaataataataaaggacgGAGGTTTTCATAGTTCTTCATACGTTTATTGGTTTCCATGCGTGACACCCAGGCTATGCGTGGCTCACCTATTTTTTTGTCTGTAAACATTTCCTGATCCATCACTGTCCATCATTATTAATCCCTTGTGTAAGTTGGAGAGATTAACTCTTGATAGGGGGGGACTGCAACTGGCCACAACCCCCGCTGTCGCTACCACGGCCACCACGGTCACCGCGACCACTGCCAGAGGGCTGATGCGGTGGATGGGGGCACCCTGGGGGCGGTCACCGCGATCACTGGGGTAGATGCCGGCGGCGCTGGGGAGGAGGCAGCACCAGCGTTGAACAAAGGGGCAAATTGGGAGCTTTCTATGGAAGAAtggatagaagaagaagaagagggaggctCAACTGGCAGAAGGGACCGGG is a window of Triticum dicoccoides isolate Atlit2015 ecotype Zavitan chromosome 2B, WEW_v2.0, whole genome shotgun sequence DNA encoding:
- the LOC119362623 gene encoding zinc finger BED domain-containing protein DAYSLEEPER-like, with amino-acid sequence MTGSSVHKQKYNQIISSMHLKHPSFGSKQWYSTFYLLEVILKFCKAFPDIDITDRLYYKEPTSEQLEAAEAFCKIGRPIYHATRVICNPHNASNTYFDPLWRLRIVLQESSSKPDIKRVLDVENMNRNFQKHWDKWYLWLSVAVVLDPRHKTRFVEFRFRQAFGTSAKMYISEVRGKICELFTSYSCHTRQKSILARTNNELSRQVSDSYSLRDTNQSYNELSEQGKFKELNDYLGGELHLQNHGEYFGETFASANDAAFHGEQVYWQNDDFDILKWWKDNESTYPTLAAIARDVLAIPGSAVPSEAAFDVADERARLFETELSPQTAEALICTQSWIS